A genome region from Musa acuminata AAA Group cultivar baxijiao chromosome BXJ3-5, Cavendish_Baxijiao_AAA, whole genome shotgun sequence includes the following:
- the LOC135637877 gene encoding pathogenesis-related protein PR-1-like, which translates to MAVRSELLLLCSVMIALVLVEGAEGGRRPRAGLAGQLLRSHNAARAAVGLPPLAWDARLARYAESYGGRRRRDCALAHSGGPYGENIFWGSGARWRPAQAAAAWVGERRWYHYRSNSCSAPECGHYTQIVWRSTRRLGCAMVSCSGRKGVLVVCEYDPPGNYIGERPY; encoded by the coding sequence ATGGCGGTGCGCAGCGAGCTCCTGCTCTTGTGTTCCGTGATGATCGCGTTGGTTCTGGTGGAGGGGGCGGAGGGGGGGAGACGGCCGCGGGCGGGGCTGGCGGGGCAGCTGCTGCGGTCGCACAACGCGGCGCGGGCCGCGGTGGGGCTGCCGCCGCTGGCCTGGGACGCGCGGCTGGCGCGGTACGCCGAGTCGTACGGCGGGAGGCGGCGGAGGGACTGCGCGCTGGCCCATTCCGGGGGGCCGTACGGGGAGAACATCTTCTGGGGGAGCGGAGCGCGGTGGCGGCCGGCCCAGGCGGCGGCGGCCTGGGTCGGGGAGCGCCGCTGGTACCACTACCGCTCCAACTCCTGCTCCGCCCCCGAGTGCGGCCACTACACCCAGATAGTGTGGCGGAGCACCCGGCGGCTGGGCTGCGCCATGGTGAGCTGCTCAGGGAGGAAGGGTGTGCTCGTGGTCTGTGAGTACGACCCCCCCGGCAACTACATCGGGGAAAGGCCTTATTGa
- the LOC135638794 gene encoding probable receptor-like serine/threonine-protein kinase At5g57670 gives MRQLYAKSRNLKRFLFLAIGKRRNSSGEDDNTEDKAFSVKQINEMEISHLRPSWRCFSYEEIVEATDGFHKDNLVGRGGYAEVYRGVTEGGGAIAVKRLTRASSDEQREKDFLTELGAVGHVRHPNVSALLGCCVDGGLHLVFEFYSRGSVSSNLHDTNSPPIAWKLRFNIAVGTARGLHYLHKQCRRRIIHRDIKASNILLTESFEAQISDFGLARWLPSEWTHRAVAPIEGTFGCLAPEYFMHGIVDEKTDVFAFGVFLLEIVTGRKPVDGCHRNLLCWINARSYLNNGIIDKLVDPRLGEEYDMGQLKRLTFAASLCTRPTATLRPSMTEVVELLEGGEITQEQWKMLEEEEEEFWGFDDLDDDDNRCSTPSTSSTGNSQPQFV, from the exons ATGAGACAGTTGTACGCAAAAAGTAGAAACCTCAAGCGCTTCCTCTTTCTTGCTATCGGAAAGAGGAGGAACAGCAGCGGAGAAGATGATAACACCGAGGATAAAGCCTTCTCTGTTAAACAGATCAACGAGATGGAGATTTCACATCTGAGACCGAGCTGGAGATGCTTCTCTTACGAAGAAATCGTCGAAGCAACTGATGGCTTCCACAAAG ACAATTTAGTGGGCAGGGGCGGCTACGCGGAGGTGTACAGGGGAGTGACGGAGGGCGGCGGAGCGATCGCGGTGAAGAGGCTGACCAGAGCTTCCTCGGACGagcagagggagaaggacttcttGACGGAGCTCGGAGCTGTCGGCCACGTTCGGCATCCCAACGTCTCCGCTCTCCTCGGCTGCTGCGTCGACGGCGGCCTCCATTTGGTCTTCGAATTCTACTCTCGCGGCTCCGTCTCCTCCAATCTCCACG ATACGAATTCCCCGCCGATAGCTTGGAAGCTGCGCTTCAACATCGCGGTGGGCACCGCCCGGGGGCTTCACTACCTGCACAAGCAGTGCCGGAGAAGGATCATCCACAGGGACATCAAGGCCTCCAACATACTCCTCACAGAAAGCTTCGAAGCACAG ATCTCCGATTTCGGCCTTGCGAGGTGGCTTCCATCCGAGTGGACTCACCGCGCCGTCGCACCGATCGAAGGAACCTTTGG GTGCTTGGCGCCGGAGTACTTCATGCACGGGATCGTGGACGAGAAGACCGACGTCTTCGCGTTTGGTGTCTTCCTGCTGGAGATCGTAACAGGGAGGAAGCCTGTGGATGGTTGTCACAGGAACTTGCTTTGCTGGATAAAC GCTCGATCGTACCTAAATAATGGGATCATAGATAAGCTGGTCGATCCAAGATTAGGGGAGGAGTATGACATGGGGCAGCTCAAAAGACTCACGTTTGCGGCTTCTCTCTGTACCAGACCAACAGCAACATTGCGCCCTTCCATGACTGAG GTTGTGGAATTACTAGAGGGCGGCGAGATCACGCAAGAACAATGGAAGAtgctggaggaggaagaagaagagttttGGGGGTTCGATGACCTTGACGACGATGACAACAGATGCAGTACTCCCTCAACATCATCAACTGGCAACTCTCAGCCACAGTTTGTGTAG
- the LOC135584745 gene encoding uncharacterized protein LOC135584745 has product MEEFLEHYNRDYVRNTMMKHQEIFRHQINELHRLYRVQKMIMAELGSSKFELQSHSNATSRKLNSVTSTADWISLSTSETCHASCVSDAHQFTDHINSDCRYMLPSGNWSGRSAKELMICYEDPRRVSKGLDLEQPAEEFTFTEAWTIQDQALMFKKQLKDNSSKLKCPHNSWLDDESEIQLTLGIACGTDKRPSDFSASKF; this is encoded by the exons ATGGAGGAATTTCTTGAGCATTACAATAGGGACTATGTAAGGAATACCATGATGAAGCATCAAGAGATCTTCAGACATCAG ATAAATGAACTTCATCGGCTATATCGAGTTCAGAAGATGATTATGGCTGAGCTTGGAAGCAGCAAGTTTGAGCTCCAATCCCACAGCAATGCAACTTCAAGAAAGCTGAATTCTGTTACAAGCACAGCAGATTGGATCAGTTTATCTACCTCAGAGACTTGCCATGCTTCTTGTGTTAGTGATGCACATCAGTTCACAGATCACATTAATTCTGATTGCAGATACATGCTTCCATCTGGTAACTGGTCAGGTCGGAGTGCAAAGGAACTGATGATCTGCTATGAAGATCCTCGTAGAGTGAGCAAAGGTCTCGATCTTGAACAGCCTGCTGAAGAATTTACTTTCACAGAAGCATGGACCATCCAAGATCAAGCTCTCATGTTTAAGAAACAGCTGAAGGATAACAGCAGCAAGCTTAAATGCCCACATAACTCATGGCTTGATGATGAGAGTGAGATTCAGTTGACATTAGGCATTGCCTGTGGAACAGATAAGAGGCCATCAGATTTTTCTGCATCCAAATTCTGA